ATGCCTTACCAACTTGGCTATACCCCTATTGAGGCGACCTATTATAAGTAAATTTTCAGATTTTGCAAGTCATTTGCGCCTTTTTCTAGGATTTATTCATATTAAATTGACGTTGAAGGCATTTTGACAGATAAATATTAAGGTACAAGATTGTATTTGATATCTACGACTAGTGATAGTTCGAAGCTTATGTATACGATGTTCTGTACAGAATCTTTAAAGGATACGCATCTTTTTCGCTTAAAAGCTATTTTGGAAAATAACCACTTATAAACTCCCCACCACATATCCTGCACAAGGCGCCTCTTTAATCCACTTCGCCAATAGCTTTTTATCAGAGGCAATACTTGCATCTAACGGCAAAAACACCGAGCTACCAGAGCCGGTCATGCGTGCTATGCTCATTGCTTGTGCCTCTAACCCTTGCAGATAATGTAATGCCTCTGCAACAGCAGGAGCGAGGCTTGTCACTACTGGAGTGAAGACATTATGATAGGACGCGGTGAGCGTTTGAACATAGTCAGTGTATTGGCTTTGAATGGTATCAATCGAAATAGGGACGATATCTCGCTTTAGCTTGGTATGAGCAAATAGGGTAGCGGTATTGACATGCGCATTAGGAGTGAGGAGCAAATATTGCTGGTCAGGTAAGTCAATGGCAGTCAATTTTTCACCAATACCCGTCGCGATGGCATCACGGCCAAAGATAAAGATAGGCACATCTGCACCGACCTTTGCACCGATTTTTATCAGCTCATCGCAAGTGAGGTTAAGCTGCCAAATCTCGTTGAGCGCAAGCATGGTCGTTGCCGCGTTGGAAGAGCCACCGCCCAATCCTGCACCCATTGGCAAATGCTTGTCTAAAGTAATAACTACTTGCGCCAACTGCTTAGGTAGCGTATCTGACTGTATGGCAAACGCGAGCAATGCACACGCCGCCTTAAAGATTAAGTTGTCTTCTATCTCGGCAGTGATGCTCTCAGCACCAGCCAATACCAATAACTGATGACAGAGGGTATTAGCATCTATTTCGGTTTTAGCTGTTTGTATCACAGGAGCTTCAGCCACCGAAAAATGCAAATAATCGCCCCAATTGAGAAGACGAAATACCGTTTGCAAATTATGATAGCCGTCAGCACGCCTGCCCGTAATGTGCAAAAACAGATTGATTTTTGCATGGGATAAGCGGCTGATAGTAGAGGCAGAAGTTAAGGGGTTAATCATAAAAAACGATCTTAATAAACACAAAAATCTAATTCATTAATACCAATTCATTAATAATAGTTTAATGATTGATGGTCATGACAACTTTATTACCTTGTGACTGTACCGCACTGATTTTATTAGGCAGCTTGTCATTCCCTTTATATGTGAAGCTGGCACGCCATTCGCCATTGACCGAGCTGATTAAGCGATTTTGAGCATCAAGCTGTGGGGCGCTATCTGAAGGCGCTGGGCGACCAGATATCCAATAAGGCAGTTGTGAGATGGGCGCTTTCCAACCAGTGGCTTTTTGCAATAAAGTCTCAGGATCATCAGCGGTCAAGGTTCCTGTCTTTTCGCTGACCAAGGTGGCAGTTTGACCATTGTATTCGATGTTGGTTTTACCAATACCCAATGCGCCAATCAGCTCAATGGCAAAGCGATCGTTCTCTTGTCCCCACGCATAAAACGCACTGCCGCCTTGGCTTCCTGCGGTGTCATTGGCCGGAGTAGTAACGCCGATTTTGCCTGTAATGTTAAAGTTTTCAAGCTTTTTAGGTTGATCTGCGTTTTGACCTTGCATCATGGTTGGTTGATTGGTCGCATTTGCGGTCTTCAACGACTGACAACCAGAGGTAATCACCATTGCTGCCGTCAAAGCAGAGAACAAAGCTAACTTATTGGTTTTGTAAAAAGGGCGTGTTGACATAATATTGCTTCCTCAAAATGGACAAAGTGACAAAATATTAGCTTAATTCTTATTTGTTACTCAGTTATACGTGGTTGTTAGCTTCTTATAATGACCTTGTAATCATCATACCCAAGTAGCCCAAGTCATATATGTAAGGCATCAAAATGTTTGGCGCTAACCAGTGGTTTACTCTAAGCATGAATTAATACAGTTGTATGCGGTCACTGATATTGCTTTGTCCGAACGAAAAACGCTGCTGCAAATCTGCTAGCAATGTTTCGACCTTTTCATTATTGCCTAGACCTTGATAAGCGCGTAATAGCAACGTACCTGAACGCAAAGTTGGGAATACATCATAAGGCGTTTGTAGGTAGTCGATGACCTGTTGATAGTCTTCGTTGGCCAATGAATTACTGGCCAGTACATTGAGTGCTTGCAAGTGTAGATCATTGTCGTAACGTGGGTCATCGTAACGAATTTGAATGATAGCTGTGGCCAATGCTAATCCTTGTTCGGAGCTGCGTTCGTTGGCGAGGAGTAGTTGAGCATAACTCAGCTGATACGACAAGTTGCTAGGGTCTAATGCTTGCAAGTGGTTGAGCAATGTACGTTTGACAATGTAGTCATTTTTGTCATCAAGCAGCTGGGCGCGTGCAAACAGAAGTGTTTCGTTATCAGGGTACTTACGAGCGGCGCGCGTTAAGAGGCGAAGCGCTTCTTCAGGCTCATTTTGCTGCCATAAAATATCGGCTTGTAGTACATAAGTGTCAGGCGCGAATACGCTAAAGTCTTTACGCAGTTTTTCTAGCGTGGCGATAGCCGCATCGGTATCGTCATTTAACAGCTCAAACGCCACGACTTTTCTACGTGCTTCTAGTACCAAATCCTCTTGCATGACATTATTAAAATAACGTTTTGCTTGCTCCACGTTTTGCTGACGCTCGGCACTGATACCAAGATAATAATAGGCGCGATCAAGATAAGCGGGTGTTTTGGCGAGCGTATTGAGTAGCTGATCGGCGCTGTCGTATTTTTCAATATCCAAACTGACCAACGCTGCCAATAAAGTGATTTCTTCGTCGTCTATAAACTGACTGTGAGCGTTAAGCAATAATTCCCATGCTTCCTGACTTTGTTTGATGTCCAGTAAGTAGCGAATCTCGTATAAGTATAAGCTTTTACTATCAGGATTACGCATACGGGCTTGGTTTAGGTAATTAACAACCGTTTCCGCTGTGACGATTTTGCGCAATATATCAGCTTTTAAAGTGATAAAAGGCACATAATCAGGTTGACGCTCCAAAGCGCGGTTGATATGTACGATGGCAATCTCAGGCTCGTTAAACTGATAGAGGAGACCTGCTTTTAAAACAGACAATGAGGCATTTTGTTCGCTATCGAGTGGTTGTAGCGCGGCTAGCAGTTCACGTTTGTCTTCATCATTATTTGGATAAATGCCAATCAGAATCTCGCTCAAATCAGCGCGAGGGTCATAACGTAAAATACGGTTAAGCGTTTCACCAGCCAGCAGGTAGTCATGGGCTCGAAGTGCGAGATGCGCGACATAAAACCATGCAGGTACATGGTCCGGGTTTTGATCTTGCCAAGCTTTAGCAAACTGCAACGAATCCTCAACTCTTTCACTGCGTAAAGACAGACTCAGCGCCCTTTCAAATACCGCAGTCGCATCATCTTTAAAGGATTGCTGTTTATAGATGGCGAGGGCTCGTCGTTTGTCATCACGATCTGCTG
This is a stretch of genomic DNA from Psychrobacter alimentarius. It encodes these proteins:
- the ispE gene encoding 4-(cytidine 5'-diphospho)-2-C-methyl-D-erythritol kinase, which gives rise to MINPLTSASTISRLSHAKINLFLHITGRRADGYHNLQTVFRLLNWGDYLHFSVAEAPVIQTAKTEIDANTLCHQLLVLAGAESITAEIEDNLIFKAACALLAFAIQSDTLPKQLAQVVITLDKHLPMGAGLGGGSSNAATTMLALNEIWQLNLTCDELIKIGAKVGADVPIFIFGRDAIATGIGEKLTAIDLPDQQYLLLTPNAHVNTATLFAHTKLKRDIVPISIDTIQSQYTDYVQTLTASYHNVFTPVVTSLAPAVAEALHYLQGLEAQAMSIARMTGSGSSVFLPLDASIASDKKLLAKWIKEAPCAGYVVGSL
- the lolB gene encoding lipoprotein insertase outer membrane protein LolB; the encoded protein is MSTRPFYKTNKLALFSALTAAMVITSGCQSLKTANATNQPTMMQGQNADQPKKLENFNITGKIGVTTPANDTAGSQGGSAFYAWGQENDRFAIELIGALGIGKTNIEYNGQTATLVSEKTGTLTADDPETLLQKATGWKAPISQLPYWISGRPAPSDSAPQLDAQNRLISSVNGEWRASFTYKGNDKLPNKISAVQSQGNKVVMTINH
- a CDS encoding tetratricopeptide repeat protein, with translation MIFFGSVFQSQFRLLLVNGESFSLRALLRVIVDSLYRRYKLTLSLAVCLCLMTPAHASHADLGQETNLPEISTPFINSKTSINAPSDDQTQPIETVDNINGLAPTSIWQPEMQEPSLYALLDAEFAADRDDKRRALAIYKQQSFKDDATAVFERALSLSLRSERVEDSLQFAKAWQDQNPDHVPAWFYVAHLALRAHDYLLAGETLNRILRYDPRADLSEILIGIYPNNDEDKRELLAALQPLDSEQNASLSVLKAGLLYQFNEPEIAIVHINRALERQPDYVPFITLKADILRKIVTAETVVNYLNQARMRNPDSKSLYLYEIRYLLDIKQSQEAWELLLNAHSQFIDDEEITLLAALVSLDIEKYDSADQLLNTLAKTPAYLDRAYYYLGISAERQQNVEQAKRYFNNVMQEDLVLEARRKVVAFELLNDDTDAAIATLEKLRKDFSVFAPDTYVLQADILWQQNEPEEALRLLTRAARKYPDNETLLFARAQLLDDKNDYIVKRTLLNHLQALDPSNLSYQLSYAQLLLANERSSEQGLALATAIIQIRYDDPRYDNDLHLQALNVLASNSLANEDYQQVIDYLQTPYDVFPTLRSGTLLLRAYQGLGNNEKVETLLADLQQRFSFGQSNISDRIQLY